A part of Chanos chanos chromosome 9, fChaCha1.1, whole genome shotgun sequence genomic DNA contains:
- the sh3gl1b gene encoding SH3-domain GRB2-like 1b isoform X2 — translation MSVAGLKKQFYKASQMVSEKVGGAEGTKLDEDFKELERKVDVTNKAVVDIISKTSEYLQPNPASRAKLSMLNTMSKIRGQVKSPGYPQVEGLLGECMAKYGRDLGEDTNFGGALVDAGETMKRLAEVKDSLDIDVKQNFIDPLQGLCDKDLREIQHHLKKLEGRRLDYDYKKKRQGKIPDEEVRQALEKFHESKEVAEISMYNLLETDIEQVSQLSSLVESQLQYHRQAVQILEELTDKLKDRVSEAQSRPRREYTPKPKPVFDFGESDQSNGGFTPAVAPPTRSSAAEQPCCKALYDFEPENEGELGFHEGDIITLTNQIDENWYEGMLHGQSGFFPLNYVEVVVPLPH, via the exons ATGTCTGTGGCGGGCTTGAAGAAGCAGTTTTACAAAGCCAGCCAG atGGTTAGTGAGAAGGTTGGCGGAGCTGAGGGGACTAAACTGGATGAGGACTTCAAGGAGTTAGAGAGA AAAGTAGATGTGACGAATAAAGCAGTGGTAGACATCATTTCAAAAACCTCAGAATACCTGCAGCCCAACCCAG CGTCCCGTGCAAAGCTGTCCATGTTGAACACCATGTCAAAGATCCGGGGGCAGGTGAAGAGTCCGGGGTATCCCCAGGTGGAGGGCCTGCTGGGAGAGTGCATGGCCAAGTATGGCCGGGACCTGGGAGAGGACACAAACTTTG GAGGTGCTTTGGTTGATGCAGGGGAGACTATGAAGAGATTAGCAGAAGTGAAAGACTCTCTGGACATTGATGTCAAACAGAACTTCATCGACCCCTTACAGGGACTGTGTGATAAGGACCTCAGAGAGATACAG CACCATCTGAAGAAGCTGGAGGGCCGGCGTCTGGACTACGACTATAAGAAGAAGAGACAAGGGAAAATACCGGACGAAGAGGTCAGGCAGGCTCTGGAGAAGTTCCATGAGTCCAAGGAGGTGGCAGAGATCAGCATGTACAACCTGCTGGAAACTGAC attgaGCAGGTGAGCCAGCTGTCCTCTCTGGTGGAGTCGCAGCTGCAGTATCACAGACAGGCAGTGCAGATCCTGGAGGAGCTGACAGACAAACTCAAAGACAG AGTGAGTGAGGCACAGTCACGTCCTCGCCGGGAATACACACCCAAGCCCAAACCTGTCTTTGACTTTGGAGAAAGCGATCAATCAAACGGAGGCTTTACCCCAGCTGTTGCTCCTCCTACACGCTCCTCAG CTGCAGAACAGCCCTGCTGTAAGGCACTGTACGACTTCGAGCCAGAAAACGAGGGGGAGTTGGGCTTCCACGAAGGCGACATCATCACCCTGACCAATCAGATAGACGAGAACTGGTACGAAGGGATGCTGCACGGCCAATCAGGATTCTTCCCACTCAACTACGTGGAGGTGGTGGTCCCTCTGCCACACTAA
- the sh3gl1b gene encoding SH3-domain GRB2-like 1b isoform X1, translating to MSVAGLKKQFYKASQMVSEKVGGAEGTKLDEDFKELERKVDVTNKAVVDIISKTSEYLQPNPASRAKLSMLNTMSKIRGQVKSPGYPQVEGLLGECMAKYGRDLGEDTNFGGALVDAGETMKRLAEVKDSLDIDVKQNFIDPLQGLCDKDLREIQHHLKKLEGRRLDYDYKKKRQGKIPDEEVRQALEKFHESKEVAEISMYNLLETDIEQVSQLSSLVESQLQYHRQAVQILEELTDKLKDRVSEAQSRPRREYTPKPKPVFDFGESDQSNGGFTPAVAPPTRSSDPYLQFGRMSSRKPRLPAEQPCCKALYDFEPENEGELGFHEGDIITLTNQIDENWYEGMLHGQSGFFPLNYVEVVVPLPH from the exons ATGTCTGTGGCGGGCTTGAAGAAGCAGTTTTACAAAGCCAGCCAG atGGTTAGTGAGAAGGTTGGCGGAGCTGAGGGGACTAAACTGGATGAGGACTTCAAGGAGTTAGAGAGA AAAGTAGATGTGACGAATAAAGCAGTGGTAGACATCATTTCAAAAACCTCAGAATACCTGCAGCCCAACCCAG CGTCCCGTGCAAAGCTGTCCATGTTGAACACCATGTCAAAGATCCGGGGGCAGGTGAAGAGTCCGGGGTATCCCCAGGTGGAGGGCCTGCTGGGAGAGTGCATGGCCAAGTATGGCCGGGACCTGGGAGAGGACACAAACTTTG GAGGTGCTTTGGTTGATGCAGGGGAGACTATGAAGAGATTAGCAGAAGTGAAAGACTCTCTGGACATTGATGTCAAACAGAACTTCATCGACCCCTTACAGGGACTGTGTGATAAGGACCTCAGAGAGATACAG CACCATCTGAAGAAGCTGGAGGGCCGGCGTCTGGACTACGACTATAAGAAGAAGAGACAAGGGAAAATACCGGACGAAGAGGTCAGGCAGGCTCTGGAGAAGTTCCATGAGTCCAAGGAGGTGGCAGAGATCAGCATGTACAACCTGCTGGAAACTGAC attgaGCAGGTGAGCCAGCTGTCCTCTCTGGTGGAGTCGCAGCTGCAGTATCACAGACAGGCAGTGCAGATCCTGGAGGAGCTGACAGACAAACTCAAAGACAG AGTGAGTGAGGCACAGTCACGTCCTCGCCGGGAATACACACCCAAGCCCAAACCTGTCTTTGACTTTGGAGAAAGCGATCAATCAAACGGAGGCTTTACCCCAGCTGTTGCTCCTCCTACACGCTCCTCAG ACCCCTATCTCCAGTTCGGCAGAATGTCATCGCGGAAACCCAGATTGC CTGCAGAACAGCCCTGCTGTAAGGCACTGTACGACTTCGAGCCAGAAAACGAGGGGGAGTTGGGCTTCCACGAAGGCGACATCATCACCCTGACCAATCAGATAGACGAGAACTGGTACGAAGGGATGCTGCACGGCCAATCAGGATTCTTCCCACTCAACTACGTGGAGGTGGTGGTCCCTCTGCCACACTAA
- the sh3gl1b gene encoding SH3-domain GRB2-like 1b isoform X3 has protein sequence MSVAGLKKQFYKASQMVSEKVGGAEGTKLDEDFKELERKVDVTNKAVVDIISKTSEYLQPNPASRAKLSMLNTMSKIRGQVKSPGYPQVEGLLGECMAKYGRDLGEDTNFGGALVDAGETMKRLAEVKDSLDIDVKQNFIDPLQGLCDKDLREIQHHLKKLEGRRLDYDYKKKRQGKIPDEEVRQALEKFHESKEVAEISMYNLLETDIEQVSQLSSLVESQLQYHRQAVQILEELTDKLKDRVSEAQSRPRREYTPKPKPVFDFGESDQSNGGFTPAVAPPTRSSGKNVPAEQPCCKALYDFEPENEGELGFHEGDIITLTNQIDENWYEGMLHGQSGFFPLNYVEVVVPLPH, from the exons ATGTCTGTGGCGGGCTTGAAGAAGCAGTTTTACAAAGCCAGCCAG atGGTTAGTGAGAAGGTTGGCGGAGCTGAGGGGACTAAACTGGATGAGGACTTCAAGGAGTTAGAGAGA AAAGTAGATGTGACGAATAAAGCAGTGGTAGACATCATTTCAAAAACCTCAGAATACCTGCAGCCCAACCCAG CGTCCCGTGCAAAGCTGTCCATGTTGAACACCATGTCAAAGATCCGGGGGCAGGTGAAGAGTCCGGGGTATCCCCAGGTGGAGGGCCTGCTGGGAGAGTGCATGGCCAAGTATGGCCGGGACCTGGGAGAGGACACAAACTTTG GAGGTGCTTTGGTTGATGCAGGGGAGACTATGAAGAGATTAGCAGAAGTGAAAGACTCTCTGGACATTGATGTCAAACAGAACTTCATCGACCCCTTACAGGGACTGTGTGATAAGGACCTCAGAGAGATACAG CACCATCTGAAGAAGCTGGAGGGCCGGCGTCTGGACTACGACTATAAGAAGAAGAGACAAGGGAAAATACCGGACGAAGAGGTCAGGCAGGCTCTGGAGAAGTTCCATGAGTCCAAGGAGGTGGCAGAGATCAGCATGTACAACCTGCTGGAAACTGAC attgaGCAGGTGAGCCAGCTGTCCTCTCTGGTGGAGTCGCAGCTGCAGTATCACAGACAGGCAGTGCAGATCCTGGAGGAGCTGACAGACAAACTCAAAGACAG AGTGAGTGAGGCACAGTCACGTCCTCGCCGGGAATACACACCCAAGCCCAAACCTGTCTTTGACTTTGGAGAAAGCGATCAATCAAACGGAGGCTTTACCCCAGCTGTTGCTCCTCCTACACGCTCCTCAGGTAAGAA cgtgc CTGCAGAACAGCCCTGCTGTAAGGCACTGTACGACTTCGAGCCAGAAAACGAGGGGGAGTTGGGCTTCCACGAAGGCGACATCATCACCCTGACCAATCAGATAGACGAGAACTGGTACGAAGGGATGCTGCACGGCCAATCAGGATTCTTCCCACTCAACTACGTGGAGGTGGTGGTCCCTCTGCCACACTAA
- the sh3gl1b gene encoding SH3-domain GRB2-like 1b isoform X4: MSVAGLKKQFYKASQMVSEKVGGAEGTKLDEDFKELERKVDVTNKAVVDIISKTSEYLQPNPASRAKLSMLNTMSKIRGQVKSPGYPQVEGLLGECMAKYGRDLGEDTNFGGALVDAGETMKRLAEVKDSLDIDVKQNFIDPLQGLCDKDLREIQHHLKKLEGRRLDYDYKKKRQGKIPDEEVRQALEKFHESKEVAEISMYNLLETDIEQVSQLSSLVESQLQYHRQAVQILEELTDKLKDRVSEAQSRPRREYTPKPKPVFDFGESDQSNGGFTPAVAPPTPAEQPCCKALYDFEPENEGELGFHEGDIITLTNQIDENWYEGMLHGQSGFFPLNYVEVVVPLPH, translated from the exons ATGTCTGTGGCGGGCTTGAAGAAGCAGTTTTACAAAGCCAGCCAG atGGTTAGTGAGAAGGTTGGCGGAGCTGAGGGGACTAAACTGGATGAGGACTTCAAGGAGTTAGAGAGA AAAGTAGATGTGACGAATAAAGCAGTGGTAGACATCATTTCAAAAACCTCAGAATACCTGCAGCCCAACCCAG CGTCCCGTGCAAAGCTGTCCATGTTGAACACCATGTCAAAGATCCGGGGGCAGGTGAAGAGTCCGGGGTATCCCCAGGTGGAGGGCCTGCTGGGAGAGTGCATGGCCAAGTATGGCCGGGACCTGGGAGAGGACACAAACTTTG GAGGTGCTTTGGTTGATGCAGGGGAGACTATGAAGAGATTAGCAGAAGTGAAAGACTCTCTGGACATTGATGTCAAACAGAACTTCATCGACCCCTTACAGGGACTGTGTGATAAGGACCTCAGAGAGATACAG CACCATCTGAAGAAGCTGGAGGGCCGGCGTCTGGACTACGACTATAAGAAGAAGAGACAAGGGAAAATACCGGACGAAGAGGTCAGGCAGGCTCTGGAGAAGTTCCATGAGTCCAAGGAGGTGGCAGAGATCAGCATGTACAACCTGCTGGAAACTGAC attgaGCAGGTGAGCCAGCTGTCCTCTCTGGTGGAGTCGCAGCTGCAGTATCACAGACAGGCAGTGCAGATCCTGGAGGAGCTGACAGACAAACTCAAAGACAG AGTGAGTGAGGCACAGTCACGTCCTCGCCGGGAATACACACCCAAGCCCAAACCTGTCTTTGACTTTGGAGAAAGCGATCAATCAAACGGAGGCTTTACCCCAGCTGTTGCTCCTCCTACAC CTGCAGAACAGCCCTGCTGTAAGGCACTGTACGACTTCGAGCCAGAAAACGAGGGGGAGTTGGGCTTCCACGAAGGCGACATCATCACCCTGACCAATCAGATAGACGAGAACTGGTACGAAGGGATGCTGCACGGCCAATCAGGATTCTTCCCACTCAACTACGTGGAGGTGGTGGTCCCTCTGCCACACTAA